A stretch of the Ptychodera flava strain L36383 chromosome 18, AS_Pfla_20210202, whole genome shotgun sequence genome encodes the following:
- the LOC139117367 gene encoding uncharacterized protein translates to MTQQPPGLSVEMRTLQSMVQGQVLDAVGKSSEKLLSDLEKLMTSRLQGLKKDIEASQRDFSQSQLSAIKELKYTETPVFKRKGCEVQFKFNQKLSDHLAEAHTQLTSVPTPSQEVAAAKEHIVKGMTLLSHRQKLVRMADKSDLGWALVEEYETHELAEGSDDEKRIFKAEARAAKKRREQQAKRRNKVFNNVRWSPYSTDKGVVASASAAAATGSGNQRKPGACFACGKFGHWRNECLALQNARSQPSATAVEKISKFSDSGYYDSSSRSSLSDDLILGQEDDTLDVGVGGNVGVTSFMNENSYLTVSNTVVDNGTADTESLFEMQFETAVDDDASHGVEVRPAGRLAKAFDSWKSAGTNSYVLDVIKNGYRLPFKEQPAGIILENNKSARDNAVFVANEIDKLLLRGSISQVSVPPFVVNPLTVAVNSAGKPRLVLDCRHINLCLFKFKFRCEDVSLVRQVFSRGDFLFSFDLKSAYHHIEIFEPHRTFLGFAWPFDGVLKFFVFNVLPFGLSTAPYIFTKVTRALLAFWRNKGLKVFMFIDDGIGGASDFTAALQASDSVRCDFDRFGFLPANEKCCWQPQLVLVWLGHVLDLRKGCVSVTDDRVDNLIRSIQSLLQMIGTGNVLIKARRLASVVGKIISMQGGIGPLVRLRTRCLYSCLEMRASWDSLVRVDVSALRELNFWLHNVKELNGSPLTCNVPTCTVYTDASAVGFGGYIDGECGTEMSGYWSTHESKKSSTWRELEAVYRVIQSFKGDLKGTTVKLLTDNQNVVRILRAGSRVAELQDIAI, encoded by the exons ATGACACAGCAGCCACCGGGTTTGTCAGTCGAGATGCGAACATTGCAATCTATGGTACAGGGTCAAGTCCTAGACGCTGTCGGCAAAAGCAGCGAAAAGCTTTTATCGGACCTGGAGAAGCTTATGACGTCACGCTTACAAGGGCTGAAGAAAGATATTGAAGCCAGTCAGAGGGACTTTTCGCAGTCCCAACTTTCCGCCATAAAAGAATTAAAGTATACTGAAACACCTGTCTTCAAAAGGAAGGGTTGCGAAGTACAGTTTAAGTTCAACCAAAAGCTGTCAGACCATTTGGCCGAGGCGCACACTCAGTTGACTTCCGTACCAACTCCATCCCAAGAAGTCGCAGCAGCGAAAGAGCATATTGTAAAGGGTATGACTTTATTATCTCATAGACAAAAGTTAGTGAGAATGGCCGACAAGTCTGACTTGGGTTGGGCTTTGGTCGAAGAGTATGAAACTCACGAGCTCGCCGAGGGTTCCGATGATGAGAAGCGGATTTTTAAAGCAGAAGCTAGAGCAGCAAAGAAGAGAAGAGAGCAGCAAGCTAAAAGACGCAATAAAGTTTTCAACAACGTCCGTTGGAGCCCTTACTCAACTGATAAAGGTGTTGTTGCGTCTGCATCTGCAGCTGCGGCTACTGGTAGTGGAAACCAGAGGAAACCTGGAGCTTGTTTTGCGTGTGGGAAGTTTGGCCATTGGAGAAATGAATGTCTGGCGTTGCAGAATGCTCGAAGTCAACCCAGTGCAACTGCAGTAGAAAAGATAAGTAAATTTAGTGATTCGGGGTATTACGACAGTAGCTCGCGATCGTCCTTGAGTGACGACTTGATTTTGGGTCAGGAAGACGATACGTTAGACGTTGGGGTTGGTGGTAACGTTGGAGTTACTTCGTTCATGAACGAAAATTCGTATCTTACTGTTTCGAATACAGTTGTCGATAACGGAACCGCAGATACAGAGTCGTTGTTTGAAATGCAGTTCGAAACTGCGGTTGACGATGACGCCAGTCATGGCGTTGAGGTAAGACCGGCCGGCCGTTTGGCAAAGGCATTTGACAGTTGGAAATCAGCTGGTACGAATTCTTATGTTTTAGATGTGATAAAGAATGGGTACAGATTGCCATTTAAGGAGCAACCAGCTGGGATTATTTTGGAAAATAACAAGTCCGCAAGGGATAACGCTGTTTTCGTCGCCAATGAGATTGATAAATTATTGTTACGGGGTTCTATTTCACAAGTGAGTGTTCCTCCGTTCGTCGTGAATCCGTTGACGGTTGCAGTTAACTCTGCTGGTAAACCAAGGTTGGTTCTTGACTGTAGGCATATCAATTTATGTTTGTTCAAGTTCAAATTTCGTTGTGAGGATGTGTCTTTAGTCAGGCAGGTTTTTTCGCGTGGGGATTTTTTGTTctcttttgatttgaaatccGCTTACCATCATATTGAAATTTTCGAGCCTCATCGTACTTTTCTTGGTTTTGCTTGGCCTTTTGACGgagttttgaagttttttgtttttaatgttttgccTTTTGGCCTTTCTACTGCTCCTTATATTTTCACTAAGGTGACTCGGGCTTTACTTGCGTTTTGGCGGAATAAGGGTTTAAAAGTGTTTATGTTCATTGACGACGGTATTGGGGGCGCTTCTGATTTTACAGCTGCGTTGCAGGCGAGCGATTCTGtgagatgtgattttgatcgttTCGGGTTTTTGCCGGCTAATGAAAAATGTTGTTGGCAACCTCAACTAGTTTTAGTTTGGCTTGGACACGTTTTGGATTTGCGAAAAGGTTGTGTTTCTGTTACCGATGATCGAGTGGATAATTTAATTCGTTCGATTCAGTCATTGCTTCAGATGATAGGCACAGGCAACGTGTTAATTAAAGCTAGAAGACTAGCGTCTGTGGTTGGTAAAATTATTTCCATGCAAGGAGGAATTGGCCCGTTAGTGAGGCTTCgtactagatgtctttattcttgCTTGGAAATGCGGGCAAGTTGGGATTCGTTAGTTCGCGTAGATGTTTCGGCGTTGCGAGAATTGAACTTTTGGTTACATAATGTTAAAGAGCTTAACGGTTCGCCTTTGACTTGCAATGTACCCACTTGTACAGTGTATACAGATGCTTCGGCAGTCGGATTTGGTGGTTATATCGATGGCGAATGCGGTACAGAGATGAGTGGTTATTGGTCCACTCATGAGAGTAAGAAAAGCTCCACGTGGAGAGAACTGGAGGCAGTGTATCGGGTGATACAGAGCTTTAAGGGTGATCTGAAAGGCACCACCGTTAAATTGCTGACTGATAATCAGAACGTAGTGAGAATATTGCGTGCCGGTAGCAGAGTTGCCGAATTGCAGGATATTGCT ATCTGA